In a genomic window of Acropora muricata isolate sample 2 chromosome 2, ASM3666990v1, whole genome shotgun sequence:
- the LOC136895252 gene encoding uncharacterized protein → MPDEVPRAQMYYVMAENDSSEVLRLAEHRVSVSCALNLSSSQLEGEVKPEDSVSQSSRSTKKSSSTAASSARLKAAARKAALMARAQVLNDGLELKRRQLELQHDQEQLNLRAKISEVEAEERVYQMFEERESWSDDISPVKSAVKKSPPNPNVAEWSVCALSGKKNAVPSIQDRGASVKEEKESRSAEEVGVNVKLEEQNPSLDKVQNVGLSDTLPDETRPLQMINIMQLPKAELMTFSGDPLDFWMFMRSFDNSIGSAALDDSAKLNRLFQYCKGEALKVIKCCAVMSPSEGYARARVLLKERFGDDYKISEMWVRKVTEGPVIKYGEGRRLQEMADDLRSCKETLGAMSKLEEIDTRRSMVKIVERLPQPLQSRWRRLVVKSLETTNRYPSIAELVCFISEAAREVTDPVFGVSENKVRKPERGRGASFGVQADESQQGSGRWCRGSDPKVRDAKIKHDVRRLCRGGHSLSVCSRFRAMSPGEKLSFVWGKRLCFSCFDGRHVASQCRAGVVCGVEGCTEKHSKLLHQSFMRPAKENLGEQQATPNPGASSHLIESHTHACSSPRRGQTKLAPPIVPVKARAKGQTVYHYTYALLDSGSTKTFWSESLIEKLGVKPASLSLTTVNSSESADVELVALEVVAVKSGAGRPSVIQLPKVYALPNLPTLENCIASDSDFRKWSHLKDLRLPQVDKSGVTILIGQDVPEALWPLELRKGKEGQPYATRTRLGWSLNGPVESEPFVEKPAFSNYVHADERLNVLVEQFWKLETSEALANSLPQFSVDDKKAVDMWEQSIELVNGHYQMDIPFKSKNPNLPDNRVIAEKRLQSLTRRFLRDPELHAKYKGGIQELLDKGYAERVP, encoded by the coding sequence ATGCCGGATGAGGTGCCCCGGGCACAAATGTACTATGTTATGGCTGAGAACGATAGCAGTGAAGTGTTAAGATTAGCGGAGCACCGTGTGAGTGTGTCGTGTGCGTTAAATCTCTCAAGTAGCCAGTTAGAAGGTGAAGTGAAACCAGAAGACAGTGTCAGCCAAAGTAGTCGAAGTACAAAGAAGTCCTCTTCCACAGCCGCGTCCAGCGCACGGTTAAAGGCTGCGGCCAGGAAGGCGGCTTTAATGGCGCGCGCACAGGTCCTGAATGATGGATTAGAGCTTAAACGAAGACAATTAGAATTGCAACACGACCAAGAGCAGTTGAATTTAAGAGCTAAGATTTCAGAGGTTGAAGCTGAGGAAAGAGTTTATCAGATGTTTGAGGAGAGAGAGAGTTGGAGTGATGATATCAGCCCTGTAAAGAGCGCGGTTAAGAAGTCACCTCCCAATCCAAATGTAGCTGAGTGGTCTGTATGTGCGTTGAGTGGAAAGAAGAATGCGGTGCCTAGCATCCAGGATCGGGGAGCCAGCGTCAAAGAAGAGAAGGAAAGCCGTAGTGCAGAAGAAGTGGGTGTAAACGTTAAACTTGAGGAGCAGAATCCTTCGCTGGACAAGGTACAAAATGTTGGTTTAAGTGACACACTCCCTGATGAAACACGCCCCCTTCAGATGATTAACATCATGCAGTTGCCAAAGGCTGAGCTTATGACGTTCAGTGGGGACCCTCTGGACTTCTGGATGTTTATGCGTAGTTTTGATAACAGCATTGGTAGTGCCGCTCTAGATGATAGTGCGAAGTTGAACAGGCTCTTCCAGTATTGCAAAGGAGAAGCCCTCAAAGTCATCAAGTGCTGTGCTGTTATGAGCCCCTCAGAGGGATATGCGAGAGCGAGAGTGCTACTGAAAGAAAGATTCGGGGATGATTACAAGATCTCCGAAATGTGGGTTAGGAAAGTCACAGAAGGACCTGTTATAAAATATGGTGAGGGGCGTCGTCTTCAAGAAATGGCTGATGATCTTAGAAGTTGTAAAGAGACTTTAGGAGCTATGAGTAAGCTTGAAGAAATTGACACGCGTAGGAGCATGGTCAAGATTGTTGAAAGACTACCACAGCCCCTCCAGAGTCGATGGAGGAGGTTAGTGGTTAAGAGCTTGGAAACAACTAATAGATACCCATCGATTGCTGAATTGGTGTGTTTCATCTCAGAAGCTGCTCGTGAGGTCACTGATCCTGTGTTTGGCGTTTCGGAGAACAAGGTGCGCAAGCCTGAAAGAGGCAGAGGAGCTAGTTTTGGAGTGCAAGCTGATGAGTCCCAGCAAGGCTCAGGACGTTGGTGTAGAGGTAGTGACCCCAAGGTTAGGGACGCTAAGATCAAACATGATGTCCGCCGTTTGTGTAGAGGCGGCCACAGCTTGAGTGTCTGTTCCCGGTTCAGAGCCATGTCGCCAGGAGAAAAGCTATCGTTTGTTTGGGGAAAAAGGCTTTGCTTCAGCTGTTTTGATGGTAGACATGTTGCAAGTCAGTGCAGAGCGGGTGTTGTATGTGGTGTGGAAGGGTGTACCGAAAAGCATTCCAAATTGTTGCACCAATCCTTTATGCGTCCTGCGAAGGAGAACCTTGGAGAACAGCAGGCGACTCCTAATCCAGGAGCTAGCAGTCACCTTATTGAGAGCCATACCCATGCTTGCAGCTCACCAAGACGAGGACAGACCAAATTAGCACCTCCCATAGTTCCTGTGAAGGCGAGAGCCAAGGGCCAGACAGTTTATCACTACACGTATGCCTTGCTTGATTCAGGAAGCACCAAGACCTTTTGGTCTGAGTCTTTGATTGAGAAACTCGGTGTAAAGCCTGCAAGTCTTTCCCTAACCACAGTCAACAGCAGTGAATCTGCAGATGTGGAGCTGGTTGCTTTGGAAGTAGTAGCGGTTAAGAGTGGAGCAGGAAGACCTAGCGTTATCCAGCTGCCAAAGGTGTACGCGCTGCCCAACCTACCTACCTTGGAGAACTGTATTGCCTCGGATAGTGACTTCCGTAAGTGGTCTCATCTCAAAGATCTTCGACTACCCCAAGTTGATAAGTCGGGTGTTACCATTTTGATTGGCCAAGATGTTCCTGAAGCCCTTTGGCCCCTGGAGCTCCGAAAGGGGAAGGAAGGACAACCTTATGCCACTAGGACTCGCTTGGGTTGGTCCCTTAATGGCCCAGTTGAATCTGAGCCCTTCGTTGAAAAGCCTGCATTCTCCAACTATGTTCATGCTGACGAGAGACTGAATGTACTAGTGGAGCAGTTTTGGAAACTTGAAACAAGTGAAGCCTTGGCTAACAGTTTGCCGCAGTTTTCAGTCGATGACAAGAAAGCTGTTGATATGTGGGAACAGTCAATTGAGCTAGTCAATGGACATTACCAAATGGATATCCCCTTCAAGTCCAAGAACCCTAATTTGCCTGACAATCGAGTTATCGCTGAGAAACGGCTTCAGTCATTAACCAGGCGGTTCCTGAGAGATCCTGAGCTGCATGCCAAGTACAAAGGTGGGATTCAAGAACTGCTTGATAAAGGTTACGCAGAAAGGGTGCCTTAG
- the LOC136895242 gene encoding uncharacterized protein codes for MADQTSFKRLQSYIPGLTEYRFKMARQHSLHYGHGAEIPRVKSPRMRVERKQLDHCLTYITSPHVIQDLPFGQRYLRLSSGEILETPNVIRTMIPNRLVKQYQAYCEETNFTPFSPATMLRVLSACAATVRKSLQGLDYIAADGAKGFDDLSFIVERLKDKGLDGGIAKGWDVSLKEGKQYLKADYKVHVSDCSSVADHCSGHALSDSKVSELRSLCSHTHSLKCFQCERLSDVLFCMERYLVESNTKFAPEELEDLLYKHSESVKAIQSWKAHQLRSVRQDAARTVCLGALNESTVLITQDWAMKFLPVKYRESQSDWFGKRGISWHISVVTRKNKGRYESQSFVHIVENTSQDSSVVLRITEHTLRSLREENPTIDTAFLRQDNAGCYHNSAVIASCFLMKFNTGISVRRVDFSDPQGGKGACDRKAATIKAHVRRYVNEGHDVQNAQEFKTAILSNGGVNGVRVVVVDAAVATCELPQVKLDGVSMLNNFEFSSEAVTVWRAFDVGQGKQISKSKLHVPNFLQACRFDCNVSPGDFVVVSQETSKKLGLDGTLEEETKGDGDKEDATVLFSCPNEGCVKMYKRHSGLEKHLSFGKCRMIPEKENLLDKAKRTYHALLKEDTNTAKALGAGTVEMTDGVSLSEGWALKTAKKSTRFNEAQKKYLEDKFNLGQQTGHKQDPERVAKDMRFAKKVDGSRLFSSNEFLSAQQIQSFFSRMASKLRQVAGIIDSDIRAAQYEQEFCYTRQVILDEVQLQHPIAYDNFNLCDMHKERSLKTLSIAMLKIVCEYFGVCTDGFHARRKAEYISALEELIKACSCCSL; via the exons ATGGCGGACCAGACTTCGTTTAAACGCCTCCAGAGCTACATACCAGGCCTCACCGAATACCGATTTAAAATGGCAAGACAGCATTCCCTTCACTATGGGCATGGAGCTGAAATACCTCGTGTAAAAAGCCCTAGGATGAGAGTGGAAAGAAAGCAGCTTGATCATTGTCTAACTTACATAACAAGTCCGCACGTCATTCAGGACCTCCCGTTTGGTCAGCGGTACCTCCGCCTCTCATCTGGTGAGATACTAGAGACTCCAAATGTCATCAGGACGATGATTCCCAATAGGCTAGTAAAGCAATACCAGGCTTACTGCGAGGAAACAAATTTCACTCCATTCAGCCCAGCAACTATGCTAAGAGTCCTGTCTGCCTGTGCAGCCACAGTGAGGAAGTCCCTACAGGGGCTAGATTACATTGCGGCAGATGGCGCGAAGGGTTTTGATGATCTCTCGTTTATTGTGGAACGCCTAAAAGATAAAGGACTGGACGGAGGGATCGCTAAAGGCTGGGATGTGTCTCTGAAGGAGGGGAAACAATATTTGAAGGCTGACTATAAG GTTCATGTATCTGATTGCTCCTCCGTTGCGGACCACTGCAGTGGACATGCTCTGAGCGACAGCAAGGTCAGTGAACTAAGATCTCTCTGTTCACACACCCACAGTCTCAAGTGTTTCCAGTGTGAAAGACTCAGCGATGTCCTCTTCTGTATGGAAAGATACCTGGTCGAGTCAAATACAAAGTTCGCGCCTGAGGAGCTGGAGGACCTCTTGTACAAACACAGCGAATCAGTCAAGGCAATCCAGTCCTGGAAAGCCCACCAACTCAGAAGTGTTAGACAAGACGCAGCAAGAACAGTGTGCTTGGGCGCTTTAAATGAGTCCACTGTCCTTATCACACAGGATTGGGCAATGAAGTTTTTACCAGTCAAATACAGAGAGTctcaatctgattggtttggTAAGCGCGGGATATCTTGGCATATCAGTGTCGTCACAAGAAAAAATAAGGGGCGGTACGAAAGTCAGAGCTTTGTCCACATCGTCGAAAATACATCACAAGACAGCTCTGTTGTATTACGCATCACTGAACATACCCTGAGGTCCCTGAGAGAGGAGAATCCTACAATCGACACCGCTTTTTTACGCCAAGATAATGCTGGATGCTATCATAACTCGGCTGTGATAGCATCGTGCTTTCTAATGAAGTTTAATACAGGAATTAGTGTCCGCAGAGTAGACTTCAGTGACCCACAAGGTGGTAAAGGGGCGTGCGACAGAAAAGCTGCGACTATCAAGGCCCATGTACGCAGATACGTGAATGAAGGGCATGATGTGCAAAACGCCCAAGAATTTAAAACAGCCATCCTCTCGAATGGAGGTGTCAATGGGGTGCGCGTTGTTGTCGTTGATGCTGCCGTTGCTACTTGCGAACTTCCGCAGGTGAAACTGGATGGGGTAAGCATGTTAAACAACTTTGAGTTCTCTAGCGAAGCGGTGACGGTCTGGAGAGCCTTTGACGTCGGCCAAGGAAAGCAAATAAGCAAATCTAAGCTTCAtg TTCCTAACTTTTTGCAAGCCTGCCGATTTGACTGCAACGTTTCGCCTGGTGATTTCGTCGTCGTTTCCCAAGAAACTTCCAAGAAGCTAGGGCTCGATGGAACTTTGGAAGAAGAAACAAAGGGCGATGGTGACAAGGAAGATGCCACAGTTCTGTTCTCTTGCCCAAATGAAGGTTGTGTGAAGATGTATAAGCGACACTCAGGTCTTGAGAAACATTTGTCCTTTGGGAAATGTAGAATGATACCTGAAAAAGAGAACTTACTTGACAAAGCTAAGAGGACATACCACGCTCTCCTTAAGGAAGATACTAATACGGCCAAGGCACTAGGAGCAGGAACAGTTGAGATGACGGATGGAGTCAGCTTGTCTGAGGGTTGGGCtttgaaaacagcaaaaaagtCCACACGTTTCAATGAAGCTCAAAAGAAGTACTTGGAGGATAAATTTAACCTTGGGCAGCAAACAGGTCACAAGCAAGACCCCGAGAGAGTGGCGAAGGACATGCGTTTTGCAAAGAAAGTAGATGGGTCGCGGCTGTTCTCAAGCAACGAGTTCCTCTCCGCCCAACAGATACAGTCATTCTTTTCGAGAATGGCATCTAAGTTGCGTCAAGTTGCAGGGATAATTGATTCAGATATCAGAGCCGCGCAATATGAGCAAGAATTCTGTTATACCCGCCAGGTTATACTTGATGAAGTACAGTTGCAGCACCCCATCGCTTATGACAACTTCAACCTTTGCGACATGCATAAGGAAAGAAGCTTAAAAACACTTAGCATAGCCATGCTTAAGATTGTTTGTGAGTATTTTGGTGTGTGCACAGATGGATTCCATGCGAGGCGCAAGGCGGAGTACATTTCTGCATTAGAGGAACTGATCAAGGCATGTAGCTGCTGCTCCCTCTAA